One genomic segment of Erpetoichthys calabaricus chromosome 7, fErpCal1.3, whole genome shotgun sequence includes these proteins:
- the tmem167a gene encoding protein kish-A produces MSAIFNFQSLLTVILLLICTCAYIRALAPSIIDKNKTGLLGIFWKCARIGERKSPYVAACCVIMAFSILFAQ; encoded by the exons TCTGCCATTTTCAATTTTCAAAGTCTACTGACAGTCATTCTGCTGCTGATATGCACCTGTGCTTATATTCGCGCCCTGGCTCCAAGCAttattgacaaaaacaaaactgg gcttTTGGGCATTTTTTGGAAATGTGCAAGGATAG gaGAACGAAAAAGCCCCTATGTTGCAGCATGTTGTGTGATTATGGCCTTCAGTATTTTGTTTGCACAGTAG